In a single window of the Nitrospinaceae bacterium genome:
- a CDS encoding MFS transporter — translation MTAKASSRWYVTLMAACFLTWSVFGSLVSTSGLVELIRGEMGLSYSEGGFLLSVPFPLITLFALMGGVFVDRLGVQRMARLGALLVLAGGLLRVWSWGYWQLVIGIALVGAGAGLIFPVLPKVARETAPPDSRETAAAFYTAAVVTGAAMGVAFSGFMASILPSVPFVSAESSWRGGYLIWACALFVTFIVWERVGSRSLAEIGDEESGGGGESSFSPWRSRTVWAVTAALFVNNVLFYTGIGWFPSILESKGWGLGQAALIVSFVAWLGIIAVLTAHKISPLVGGIPRMVMICVLLIVVILVALPPSGRWAAAFGIVLIGFAMNFWFVLCMGYPARAVPAASVGQAGGMIIGLGYFGGFVGPWAAGAIRDAAGDFGPALYAMAALTLVSLLTAQSFGRPAE, via the coding sequence ATGACAGCCAAGGCTTCTTCTCGATGGTATGTGACGTTGATGGCTGCGTGTTTTCTTACGTGGTCCGTTTTCGGGTCCTTGGTTTCGACGAGCGGGCTGGTGGAATTGATCAGGGGCGAGATGGGCTTGAGTTACTCCGAGGGCGGGTTTTTGCTGTCGGTTCCTTTTCCGCTGATAACCTTGTTCGCTTTGATGGGAGGTGTCTTTGTCGATCGCCTGGGGGTTCAGAGGATGGCCCGGCTGGGTGCGCTGCTGGTTCTTGCTGGCGGCTTACTCAGAGTGTGGTCGTGGGGTTATTGGCAGCTGGTTATAGGGATCGCACTGGTTGGCGCAGGGGCAGGATTAATTTTTCCGGTTCTTCCGAAAGTGGCGCGGGAGACGGCACCTCCCGATAGCCGAGAGACGGCGGCCGCATTTTATACGGCGGCGGTTGTCACGGGTGCGGCGATGGGGGTGGCTTTCAGTGGTTTTATGGCCTCGATTTTGCCAAGCGTGCCCTTTGTCAGCGCCGAGTCGAGCTGGCGGGGCGGTTATCTGATTTGGGCCTGCGCGCTATTCGTGACTTTTATCGTCTGGGAGCGGGTCGGTAGCCGCTCGTTGGCCGAAATCGGTGATGAGGAGTCAGGTGGCGGTGGAGAGTCATCGTTCTCCCCCTGGCGCAGCCGCACCGTCTGGGCCGTGACAGCGGCGCTGTTCGTCAACAACGTGCTTTTCTATACGGGGATCGGCTGGTTCCCCTCGATCTTGGAGTCCAAGGGCTGGGGCCTCGGTCAGGCGGCCCTAATCGTGTCCTTTGTGGCTTGGCTCGGGATAATAGCCGTGCTGACCGCACACAAAATTTCTCCCTTGGTGGGCGGCATCCCCCGGATGGTGATGATTTGCGTGCTCTTGATTGTCGTGATTCTCGTGGCGCTTCCCCCCTCGGGGAGGTGGGCCGCCGCCTTTGGAATCGTTCTTATCGGTTTCGCGATGAATTTTTGGTTTGTTCTGTGTATGGGCTATCCGGCGCGGGCGGTGCCTGCGGCATCGGTGGGCCAGGCGGGTGGGATGATCATCGGGCTCGGATATTTCGGCGGGTTTGTCGGGCCCTGGGCGGCGGGCGCGATTAGAGACGCCGCAGGCGATTTTGGCCCGGCCCTGTATGCCATGGCGGCCCTGACACTCGTCTCCCTCCTGACGGCTCAAAGCTTCGGGCGGCCCGCAGAGTAA
- a CDS encoding amidohydrolase, translating into MLIDICSFLPVHSSFIARLSGWAAIPGYFRMFSKGISRFCGVGEEEFIQRTMERSASEVNDFIEEVSEKRGRPVGDFILDMDEAGYDLSVVFSIDQESTTGARPLDPEALAGAVRAHPDRLRAMMGVDPNKEDAAKSLERGVRELGLHGALLCPFLHLLPADDKAYRPIYKKCIELGVPVWIHTSTNWAQAHPMELGRPLALDRLCGEMPELKVIAGHGGWPWVPEMVAAAWRHPNLYIDPSGHRWKYLATPNSGWEMLLHFGNSVLQNKVLFGTDWPLMSMSLAEIAAEARALPLKPEVIEKWMGGNSAYLLGISS; encoded by the coding sequence ATGTTGATTGATATATGCAGCTTCCTTCCTGTTCATTCTTCTTTCATTGCCAGGCTTTCGGGGTGGGCCGCCATACCTGGATATTTTCGCATGTTTTCGAAGGGGATTTCGAGATTTTGTGGCGTCGGGGAAGAGGAATTTATTCAAAGGACGATGGAGCGCTCTGCCTCGGAAGTTAATGATTTCATCGAAGAAGTATCCGAGAAGCGTGGGCGCCCGGTAGGTGATTTTATCCTGGACATGGACGAGGCGGGGTACGATCTGTCTGTGGTGTTTAGCATCGATCAAGAGAGTACGACGGGGGCGAGGCCCCTTGATCCGGAGGCGCTGGCAGGGGCGGTGAGGGCGCATCCAGATCGGCTTCGCGCCATGATGGGGGTTGATCCGAATAAAGAGGATGCGGCTAAATCACTCGAACGTGGGGTGAGGGAGCTGGGTCTTCACGGGGCGCTGCTTTGTCCATTTCTTCATCTTCTTCCGGCCGATGATAAGGCCTATCGGCCAATTTACAAAAAATGTATCGAACTTGGTGTTCCTGTCTGGATTCACACCTCGACCAACTGGGCGCAGGCGCATCCCATGGAACTGGGCCGGCCCCTTGCGCTTGATCGGCTTTGCGGGGAAATGCCTGAGCTCAAGGTTATTGCAGGGCACGGTGGTTGGCCCTGGGTGCCGGAGATGGTGGCCGCTGCCTGGCGGCATCCGAATCTTTATATCGACCCCTCAGGCCACCGGTGGAAGTATCTGGCAACGCCTAATTCTGGTTGGGAGATGCTGCTTCATTTCGGAAATTCGGTTTTGCAAAACAAAGTTTTGTTTGGAACAGACTGGCCGCTTATGTCGATGTCCCTTGCCGAGATCGCTGCCGAGGCGCGTGCGCTGCCTCTTAAGCCCGAGGTCATCGAAAAGTGGATGGGCGGCAATTCGGCGTATCTTCTGGGGATATCCTCATGA